From Suricata suricatta isolate VVHF042 chromosome 1, meerkat_22Aug2017_6uvM2_HiC, whole genome shotgun sequence, a single genomic window includes:
- the LOC115295777 gene encoding placenta-specific gene 8 protein-like, whose translation MNPVVSQPGYGTGGMMTSDWQSGVFDCCDDLGICLCGTFFPLCLSCQIASDMNECCLCGASVAMRTLYRTRYGIPGSICSDFLWLGCFPQCTLCQLKRDIEKRKAMNSF comes from the exons ATGAATCCAGTTGTTTCCCAGCCAGGATATGGGACAGGGGGTATGATGACTAGTGACTGGCAATCTGGCGTGTTTGACTGCTGTGATGACCTGGGGATTT GCCTCTGTGGGACTTTCTTTCCCCTGTGCCTTTCCTGTCAGATCGCTTCTGACATGAACGAATGCTGTCTGTGCGGAGCAAGTGTCGCCATGAGGACCTTGTATCGAACGCGATATGGCATCCCG GGTTCTATTTGCAGTGATTTCCTATGGCTGGGATGCTTCCCTCAATGCACTCTTTGCCAACTCAAGCGAGatattgagaaaagaaaagcaatgaattCTTTCTAA